AATTATGCTTAAATCAATGTCTTTTTTAAATAATACTGAAATATCTACGAAATATTTTTCTAAATTTTCAGTTTTCCAGTCTTCAAGTTCCTTATTTTCCATCAAAGAAACATTTGAAATATTTAGAATTATTTCCTTTTCGTTCTGTTTCAAAACGATATTGTCAGCATAAACTTCTTTTAAAATACCGTAATGCACGTTTTCAGAATAAATATGTTTTAAACCGATTTCTTTTCCAACAGATTTAATCAATTTTTCAGTTTCTTTTGAAATTGCGTAAACTGCTTTGTTGGAACAGTTAAGTCCTCTTTTAGTTTCATTTCCAAAATGTTTTGCAGAATTTTTCATGTTTTCTACAAAACTATCTCTATCTTTGTTTTGGACGATTTCACTTATATTTTCGCAGTTTTTAATGAATGTATCATGGATAGTTTTTATCTGCGGGTTGTGCATCTGGATATCTGCATAGAGATAGGGGTTTTGGCCGATTATTCTTGCAATAATATTAATCATGAGTTCGTAAATTGGAGATGCAAAGTTTCTGGATTCTTTTATATCGATTCCAAGGTCCTTTAACGTGGAACCAAGTGAAATATATACAAAATGGGTTAAGCCCTGAACTACGCCCATGATTTTATCATGTTCTTTTGGGGAGACAACAATTACTTTTGCGCCTTCGTTTTCCAAAAATTCATGGATTTTTTCAAAGAACGGATTTTTTTCCTTTTCAGTCGGTGTGAGTATTACAACTTGCCTGTTTAATGAAGG
This Methanococcus maripaludis C5 DNA region includes the following protein-coding sequences:
- a CDS encoding prephenate dehydrogenase, whose protein sequence is MIISIIGGTDGLGKWFASFLKNRGFDVIVSGRDLVKGKDVENELGVIYTNDNIDAAKKGDIVIISVPINVTESVIKDVAPHVREGSLLMDITSIKEKPSKLMNELSKSGVFVLPTHPMFGPETPSLNRQVVILTPTEKEKNPFFEKIHEFLENEGAKVIVVSPKEHDKIMGVVQGLTHFVYISLGSTLKDLGIDIKESRNFASPIYELMINIIARIIGQNPYLYADIQMHNPQIKTIHDTFIKNCENISEIVQNKDRDSFVENMKNSAKHFGNETKRGLNCSNKAVYAISKETEKLIKSVGKEIGLKHIYSENVHYGILKEVYADNIVLKQNEKEIILNISNVSLMENKELEDWKTENLEKYFVDISVLFKKDIDLSIILELLTHKFEIEVIDKYSGEKIDENELSATFRINSYEKEDLKTLKENFNEIVENIGGKLRY